In Dromiciops gliroides isolate mDroGli1 chromosome 5, mDroGli1.pri, whole genome shotgun sequence, the following are encoded in one genomic region:
- the LOC122727923 gene encoding LOW QUALITY PROTEIN: type 2 phosphatidylinositol 4,5-bisphosphate 4-phosphatase-like (The sequence of the model RefSeq protein was modified relative to this genomic sequence to represent the inferred CDS: deleted 2 bases in 1 codon; substituted 1 base at 1 genomic stop codon), which yields MSREEGMEPRKLLVLRTVTCAGGSIPGWVPTALFSLITEFPPPYTAIAGPDASGVPIINCCVCQSLINLDGKLHQHVVKCTVYNEATPIKNPPTGKKYVRCPCNCLLICKDISRQIGCPRPNCRHIMNLGPVMLIPEEQPAQPALPIQPEGTRVVCGHCGNTLLWMELRFNTLAKCPHCKKISSVGSALPRRRCCAYITIGMICIFIGVGLTVGTQDFARRFHATYVSWVIAYLLGLTCLILTCYWACYXGAIKVSYPEHSFA from the exons ATGAgcagagaggaagggatggag CCTcggaagctgctggtgctgaggacTGTGACATGCGCTGGAGGCAGTATCCCTGGCTGGGTCCCAACTGCGCTGTTCAGCCTGATAACAGAATTCCCACCTCCTTACACAGCCATTGCCGGTCCAGATGCCAGTGGTGTTCCTATAATAAACTGCTGTGTGTGCCAATCTCTAATCAATTTGGATGGCAAGCTTCACCAGCATGTAGTGAAATGTACAGTCTACAATGAAGCTACGCCAATCAAAAACCCACCAACAGGGAAGAAATATGTTAGATGTCCATGTAattgtctcctcatctgtaaggatATATCTCGGCAAATAGGATGTCCAAGACCCAACTGTAGACACATTATGAATCTGGGCCCAGTAATGCTAATTCCTGAAGAACAGCCTGCTCAGCCTGCATTACCAATCCAACCAGAAGGGACAAGAGTAGTATGTGGGCACTGTGGAAACACACTCCTGTGGATGGAACTGAGGTTCAACACTCTAGCAAAATGCCCACACTGCAAAAAAATTTCCTCAGTGGGTAGTGCACTTCCCCGAAGACGTTGCTGTGCATATATTACCATTGGAATGATATGTATTTTCATTGGAGTTGGACTAACTGTTGGTACACAAGATTTTGCCAGGCGATTTCATGCAACCTATGTTTCTTGGGTAATTGCTTATCTTTTAGGCTTGACCTGCCTAATCTTG ACTTGTTACTGGGCTTGTTACTGAGGAGCCATAAAAGTCAGTTATCCAGAACACAGTTTTGCATAA